Genomic segment of Sander lucioperca isolate FBNREF2018 chromosome 20, SLUC_FBN_1.2, whole genome shotgun sequence:
GAGAAAGCTTTGTTCCGTCGCCTGAGGGAGATGGTCAAAGAGGCGGAGACGTGCTCCTCCGTGGCTCAGCTGCTGCTCAGCCGCAAACAGCGGCACAGGTCAGTGGACATGGATGCACGAAGCCTTAATGTAATCCAACAGAAAAGCAATTTACTGATAACCTAGCATGTACGGAAAGAACATTCCATTTGCAATTCAATACGGTATTTGCTCAGGTTCAGACGTGAACTGAACCGTCGCTCTTTTTCCATGCATGTCTGCAGCAGCCGTCTGCGTTCGGAGAGCAGTCGTAACCGTACCAAACTGACAGTGGATGAGCTCAAGGCCTTTGTGGATCAGCTGTATAGGCTGCCCTGCATCATCAGCCAAGCACGACAAGTCAAAGTGAGTCCTCTCTATGCCTTTGTGCTTGCCCCATGGCTTACGCCCAGTTATCAATTAAATACAGTTCACACcttaattcctttttttttttttttttttttttatctcttcccTCTTTTCCCTAGTCGTCCTATAAACCCTCTTCTTTCACCATCAATACTATTCAATTACTGCTAAAACTTCTACCTCACTTTTCATTCCTGTTGTGTCTGTCACCTCCCTCCAGGAGTTACTGGAGAATGTGGAGGACTTCCACGAGCGAGCCCAGGTGGCACTGTCAGACGAGATGCCGGATTCCTCCAAGCTGCAGGCACTGCTGGACCTGGGCAGTGGCCTTGATGTAGAGCTGCCAGAGCTGCCCCGACTGAAACAGGAGCTCCAGCAGGCCCGCTGGCTTGATGAGGTGGGCTCCTACAACAACCACAAACTAgcgctgcacgatatgaggagaATATGTAATTTGAGATAATGTTGAATATTGCGaaaacgatattacttgcgaaaTATGAAAAggtattaaagtgtactcagttctgcatttctgctgctttcagtattctactaaaataaaacaaattgcttgttgaatttaaaacaaatgaaaggaaatcatctcCAACATTCTTtgattgaacaaattgaacattgagttgaatataaaaggcacccaCCCTAATCCTAATCCTGAaccttaatgttttttttactgatattttctttcaatacACACAAATCTCTTGTTCTTTCGTGATATGTCGCGGCCTTTCGTGATGTGTTTATaacgccagttgatatcgcgatggcGATTAAAAAAAGCGATTGTGCTTCAGTGAAAcgattgtgcagccctaccacAACCTGTTTGTGGGCTCTGAAAGAGTTGTTGTTATTTTTGGCCTCATGTAACACGTGCCATTGTCCTCGTATCCCAGGTGCGTGTCACCCTGGCCGAGCCCCACCGCGTCACTCTGGAGCTGATGAAGCGGTTGATAGACTCTGGGGTGGGCCTGGCTCCCCACCACGCTGTGGAGAAGGCCATGGCCGAGCTGCAAGAGATCCTCACTGTCTCCGAGAGATGGGAGGATAAGGCCCGCGCCTGCCTACAGGCCAGGTAAGGTTGCACGGTTACATATGCATACAGACACATTCATGGTGACTATGgtttgggtaccgaaacccggtgctTATATGGCACCAGTGCCTTAacaaccggtatctaccggtTCCAACACCGAGACTTAACAGTCCGCAGCTGCCGTTGTTTAAACCTTCTGTGTACAACACAGAAGGTGCGTCACTTGAAACTCTcatcgccagcctcgtggtgcattcaaagttattgtaaaataccctttttccatctagtggttgtttttgtcatttaccagcaatttactggtgaaataagttattgttataagttattgttattaaatttttaataaatcatttcattttgaccatatggccttagtaataaacaagccgttcttaaatgtcgccgactgtcgttttgtgctccttttttaaatatataaatttttttttttaaaagtatcggttcaggcactgtttaggcgccggtatcggaaaaaacccaaacgatacccaaccctaatggtGACTTGTGTGCTGTTCGCCATTTAACTAACCATATCCTCAACTGCTGCTACTTACAGAAATTGAGTTAATTGTTAGTTGAGTCATACTTGATCATCCCATGCCCGTCTGTCCTTTCATATCCCAAGGCCTCGACACAGCATGGTTACCTTGGAGAGCATTGTGCTGGAAGCTAGGAACATCCCAGCGTACCTACCTAATATTTTGGCCCTCCGAGAGGCCCTACAGAAGGCCAAGGAGTGGACATCTAAGGTGGAGGCCATTCAGGTACTGTCTATGTGTACACTATATCCTTTATCTAAAGCCACGTGTCCTCCTTAGGATCGTTGATTGAGACTTAACCTGTATCTCATTGCTCTGAAAAAGGCATTGGCAAAAAATGTCTCTAATCTCTCTTCTGCTGTGTATCCACCTCACACAGAGTGGCAGTAGCTACGCTTACCTGGAGCAGCTGGAGAGCCTGCTGGCCAGGGGTCGCTCCATCCCTGTCCGGCTTGATCCACTGGCCCAGGTGGACTCTCAGGTGGCTGCAGCTCGAGCCTGGAGGGAGAGGACTGGTCGCACCTTCCTCAAGAAGAACTCCACATACACACTACTCCAGGTGGGCCACTATGAAAAAAGTTGATTTGATGCTTGCCTCTCAGATGTATGAATCATAAGATTTTATTTAAGACTGCATATATCATGctctgcaaagattaatcgattagttgtcaactattaaattaatcgccaactattttgattattgattaatcaatttgagtcattttttataaaaacaaagtaaaCATTCTCTGATTCTAAACTTCCTAtaagtgaatattttctagtttcttcactctaggcagtaaactgaatatatttaagttgtggacaaaacaagacatttgaggacgtcattttggtctttggaaaacactgctcgacttttttcaccattttctgagcttttatagaccaaacaactcatcgattaatcgagaaaataattgagagattaattgacaataaaaataatcattagttgcagccctatatcaTGCTGTGTTTGGGCACTTAAAGGCGATTAAGTGCAATGTAAGTGCCGTGGAAATGTAACATCAAGGTTTGGGGAGTATGTCTTGTCTCCTCTAagaattaatatttattttaatattttgttgCTATTCTTGTGCGCCTCTTCTGTTAGGTCCTCAGTCCTCGCGTGGACATTGGGGTCTACGGCAACAGCAAGAGCAAGAGGAAACGCGTCAAGGAGCTcatggagaaggagagaggaggctTTGACCCCGACGCCCTGAGCGACCTGGAGGAGAGCCTCGAAGAGGTGCGAGACCCTTCCACCGTCGTAGCAGCCTTCAAATCCAAAGAGCAGAAAGAAGTGGAGGCCATCCACTCACTCCGTGCTGCCAATTTAGCCAAGATGGCCATGGCAGACCGCATCGAGGAGGTCAAGTTCTGCCTGTGTCGAAAGACGGCCAGCGGCTTCATGTTGCAGTGCGAGCTTTGTAAGGACTGGTTCCACGGAGCTTGCGTGCCTCTGCCTAAGACGGGATCTCAGAAGAAAGCGGGTGTGGGTTGGCAGAGCAATAGCAAAGACTCCAAATTCCTGTGTCCGCTGTGTCAGCGGTCGAGGAGGCCGAGATTAGAGACCATCCTGTCGCTGTTGGTGTCGCTGCAGAAGCTGCCGGTGCGTCTTCCAGAAGGAGAAGCCCTCCAGTGTTTGACAGAGAGGGCAATGAGCTGGCAGGTATGCATGGAATTACTCATAATAACTCAGTTTACAACCACCGATCTGCTTTATTTTGAACACTTAATTTCCACAGTTTGCTTTTATTCCCTACCAAATTTCCATCCTCACACTGGTCTAACTGTCCCACCAGGACCGTGCGCGTCAATCTCTGGCCACGGAGGAGCTGTCCTCAGCCCTGGCAAAGCTGTCTGTGCTGAGCCAGCGCATGGTGGAGCAGGCTGCTAGGGAGAAAACTGAGAAGATCATCAACGCCGAGCTGCAGAAAGCTGCCGCCAACCCGGACTTGCAGGTACTTGTACATGTCATCTTAAATGATTTTACATTAGTCTCATTTCTGTTCTTATACAGTAACATCAGTGAGACTCTAGGAATCCTGTTTTGCAGATTGTAATTATTGTGGTTTCCCATTGGGGCTTTGGCTGTAAAAATGGAGTGCACCAGAAGAGGGCACTAATGTGTAATTATGAAAAACACTGGATTGACAttctaaaatgtaaaacaatgcAGGGAATTACAGGCGGCCGATGACAGTCTGATTTCCCATAGATGTAATAAACATACAGAACCTTTTATCTTATTTTTACATattacagggttcatacgttttgaaaaaacctggaaaagttttggaatttgaaaaatgcaaattccaggcctggaaaggttttggaaacattaaaagacccagaaagttttggaaaagtcatggaatttttttttaatacagcttaataatatgtgattaataaatgtattttcacgttGTCTTAATGTCAGCGTTCTATTCGGGCGCGATATTatgaatcccactatgaaccacataaattgtcattcattttattgttaaacctctgagggtaaactttaacacagatttttattcttattgtttaatgtcgactgacattttcaggaatacatagtcatggaaatttgcccaaaagtcatggaaaagtattggttaaatgcgtatgaaccctggtTTTTAATTATGCCTTTTGAATGTGTCAGGCAAAGCATttagcttttttattttatttagcatcATACTGTTTTTTGGTATTTTGCTCTTGTTAACCTGACACACCATGTCAGGCACTGTGTGACTGGAAAAAAGGGACTATATACACAGACCATGAAAACATACTTTCACCTGATTTGTGGCTTGTGTGTTTCTGCCCTTCCTCAGGGCCACATCCAGACTTTTCAGCAGTCGGGTTTCAGCAGAGCCGCATCACCTCGCCAGTCCGTAGACTACGATGACGAGGAGACCGACTCAGACGAGGACATCAGGGAGACCTACGGTTATGACATGAAGGTATGTGAGGCAAGCGATGCTGTTCAAGCCGCCAATAAGCAAGCAGGATTTTTTGGTGATTCTTCCCTGTTGGCGTCTGCTTTGTTCCAGGACCCAGGCGAGGTGAAGCCCTACCTGTTCTGTGATGAGGAGATTCCTGTTAAGTCTGAGGAGGTGGTCAGTCACATGTGGCCGGCTGCCACGCCCTCCTTCTGCGCCGAACACGCCTACTCCTCAGCTTCCAAGTCCTGTGTGCAAAGTGAGGCCACATTCACTTACTACGATTACTTCTGTCGCTTTGAGTCTGCCTACCCATCGTCATCCCGTCTTGTTTTCATGCACAAATGATTCAAGGACAGCTTTTATTTTTGAACATGTGTAATACACATTTTAATTCCACTCCTCTGAGAGAGttatgtttgtgtctctgtgttcctCTGAAATACGGGCCTTCATCGTCTCACActcaaaatatttacatttcagACATGGGCACGCCCAGAAAGCAGCCCAGGAAAACCCCTTTGGTACCTCGCAGCCTGGAACCGCCAGTGCTCGAGCTGTCCCCGCAGGCTAAGGCCCAGCTGGAGGAGCTGATGATGCTGGGAGACCTGCTGGAGGTGTCCCTGGATGAGACCCAGCACATCTGGAGGATCCTACAGGCCACGCACCCCCCCTCTGAGGAAAGATTCCTGCAGGTAATGGAGGTAGGGAGGTCATCCATTATGCAACCTGATTGCGCAGCTGGACCCTATAGCAAATGCTGTGTAGTAGACTAAACATTGGGTTTGGGTTTGAATAAATCACTCTGGTTGGTTCTGATGAAGAGGTTTGTGAATAGATGCATCGATACAGGTCAAATTAGGGGAAAACTTGCCTGCAATAACTACAGAATTAGAAATGGAAATAGTCATTCTCTTTTcgtctttccttccttctctaCAGCCCGACGACTCTCTGATGGAGAAGCCTCTGAAACTCAAGCTGAAAGATTCAGAGAAGAAGCGGAAACGGAAGTTGGAAAGAGCCGAGCACCACCACATGCTGATGGCTGCCGCCGTCGCCGCCGGAGGGGCTTCAGCAATGGGCGAAATGCGACCAGCCAAGTCCAAAGAGCTTAAAAGGGTGGGTCTGGAACTGGGTCTTGGGGGCAAACCCAAGAAGAAGAAACTCAagctcaacctcgacaagaacCGGGAGATGAAGCAGCTGGCCAAGCGGATAGccaaggaggagaaggagaggaagagaaaggagaAGGCAGCGGCCAAGGCAGAGGCCATCAGGGATGGGCtggagaagaggaaggagaagaagatTCTTGACATTCCTTCCAAGTATGACTGGTCCGGGGCTGAAGACTCCAACGACGAGAATGCTGTGTGCGCAGCCAAGAATTGCCAGAGACCCTGTAAAGATAAGGTGAGGACATTGACCTCTTTCAGTTCTTCAGCTACAGTTTAGCAATTAACAGAGGCCAAAGGCCACCATGTGACTGTGCACCTTTTCAAAACCTTTATAtaacttatatatgtttttaaatattttttgaatATTCATTTAAAGCCATGT
This window contains:
- the kdm5a gene encoding lysine-specific demethylase 5A isoform X5, producing the protein MGFPAGKGTGSLLRSHYERILYPYELFQSGATLTGIQRLYKEGDDVEEVDEGVGEEAVEDEEQDEEEEDKEKDWEGDAMQTKEQLLPERRSRRLKSERENKEPKGLKIFGTSPKMVGLEIVSADDGFNRKQRHLKAQAFAIKMRPRKETLEVNFIPQIDLYLCLVCGRGDEEDRLLLCDGCDDSYHTFCLIPPLHDVPKGDWRCPKCVAEECSKPREAFGFEQAVREYSLQSFGEMADHFKSDYFNMPVHMVPTELVEKEFWRLVSSIEEDVIVEYGADISSKEVGSGFPVRDGKRRLLGDEEEYANSGWNLNNMPVLEQSVLTHINVDISGMKVPWLYVGMCFSSFCWHIEDHWSYSINFLHWGEPKTWYGVPASAAEKLEAVMKKLAPELFDSQPDLLHQLVTIMNPNVLMEHGVPVYRTNQCAGEFVVTFPRAYHSGFNQGYNFAEAVNFCTADWLPMGRQCVAHYRRLHRYCVFSHEELLCKMAADPDSLDVELAAAVFKEMGEMMEEETKLRQAVQEMGVLSSEQEVFELLPDDERQCHKCKTTCFLSALTCSCSPDRLVCLTHAADLCDCPLGSKCLRYRYDLEEFPSMLYGVKTRAQSYDTWAKRVTEALAADQKNKKDLIELKVLLEDAEDRKYPEKALFRRLREMVKEAETCSSVAQLLLSRKQRHSSRLRSESSRNRTKLTVDELKAFVDQLYRLPCIISQARQVKELLENVEDFHERAQVALSDEMPDSSKLQALLDLGSGLDVELPELPRLKQELQQARWLDEVRVTLAEPHRVTLELMKRLIDSGVGLAPHHAVEKAMAELQEILTVSERWEDKARACLQARPRHSMVTLESIVLEARNIPAYLPNILALREALQKAKEWTSKVEAIQSGSSYAYLEQLESLLARGRSIPVRLDPLAQVDSQVAAARAWRERTGRTFLKKNSTYTLLQVLSPRVDIGVYGNSKSKRKRVKELMEKERGGFDPDALSDLEESLEEVRDPSTVVAAFKSKEQKEVEAIHSLRAANLAKMAMADRIEEVKFCLCRKTASGFMLQCELCKDWFHGACVPLPKTGSQKKAGVGWQSNSKDSKFLCPLCQRSRRPRLETILSLLVSLQKLPVRLPEGEALQCLTERAMSWQDRARQSLATEELSSALAKLSVLSQRMVEQAAREKTEKIINAELQKAAANPDLQGHIQTFQQSGFSRAASPRQSVDYDDEETDSDEDIRETYGYDMKDPGEVKPYLFCDEEIPVKSEEVVSHMWPAATPSFCAEHAYSSASKSCVQNMGTPRKQPRKTPLVPRSLEPPVLELSPQAKAQLEELMMLGDLLEVSLDETQHIWRILQATHPPSEERFLQVMEPDDSLMEKPLKLKLKDSEKKRKRKLERAEHHHMLMAAAVAAGGASAMGEMRPAKSKELKRVGLELGLGGKPKKKKLKLNLDKNREMKQLAKRIAKEEKERKRKEKAAAKAEAIRDGLEKRKEKKILDIPSKYDWSGAEDSNDENAVCAAKNCQRPCKDKVDWVQCDGGCDEWFHQVCVGVSCEMAENEDYICMDCSRKAAGASSGAVTMEEVAEESVVVLSTSMCSVQGLPSSSVVASWSHPSSVSHLNPAASHHHHHHHHHHQQQQQQQEPQQGS